A region of the Phaseolus vulgaris cultivar G19833 chromosome 11, P. vulgaris v2.0, whole genome shotgun sequence genome:
AGTCCAGAAAAAAATGTGAGTATAATATTGTTTATACAATATTTTACTATCGAGATTTACACATTTTCttgtaattaatattcataaaatatattaatgataACTGATACACTTGCAATATTGTTTtagaacataattttttttatatatttctatcCTTATATAATATCTGATAAATAATGAATAGGAGAGAGATATTCcacaaatattattatacaaaattttgtattaatggctgtataaataatgttttaggagtttaattaatataaatatggtGGCAActtcattaaatttttaaatatttgttataaCTTATTATACTGAAAATAAGTtgtagaataattttttttaatttacctttttaaataatcaattaaaataaacattaaatttaCATTGACTTAGTCAACTGATATAGATACAGTGTTTAATTTACGTCAAATGTAAAAATTGATCTAGTCAACAAAATCAAATAATCACAAATGAAATTAGTGGGacaaataatttaagaaaaatatataaaaaaatctattgtgggtttattaatttctttacctttgttttgaaaaaaacaaaGGAGAATAAGGaggaagaaaattaattttatttatttagtagaagggaaaaaaagaaataaaaaatattagaatgtACTAATTTTCGTGTTCATAGAtttactttactttttttttatacacatgACAGTGATATAAATTTTGGTAGGGAAAGTGGATCCAACGCGCGTTAAGGGAGAGTGGGGAAAGAGCCTAGGTACGAGTACGGACAAATTGGACGCGTAGTTGCAAAGAAACTGACATTTAGAGTCACGGAAGTGTACTGTAACGGTCCACGAAGTCCCAAACTTATAATATTTGTTGTGTTTTAAAGTcagttttatattatttaaaaacaaaacttatacggaaaaatatttttttccttctaaattataaaatagtctaATAGGacaatcaatttaaaaataattatgcaCGTTaaagatttaattatatttttagttactgtattttacaaaattcacaacttttagttttttttattataatttaaccctcttaaaaaaaatcaattattgaaatttttttactACTATGAGGTAAGGTTGGAGAGAAACTTACAAAATGTAGAAATAATTTAGAGGCTTAAATTACAAAATGTAGAAATAATTTAGAGGcttaaattacaaaattttgtaaaataaaaaccaaaatcAAGATCTGTAGGAAGGATAATATTTTTCTATGTTATTTGTCTACTATTTctgctagggagatgagacctagatAACTATTGAAATTTCGTCTTCTTCCTTCTTTTGGGTAGGTTGATAGGGCTTTGCTATGATCCTTCTGGTCGTCATGCTACTTCGTCGGCTCTCAGTATCAGGTGAATGCCAAATGGGGGAGGTACATGCAGAAGACActctgatgctcaagtcagtaaagaggATGTTCAGCACTCGAGTATGTATATAGTGATAATGATGTACCTTATTCCTTagaatgcgtgctatttatattattttaatgggcttactTCATTCGACctgattagtggaatggatcacacttatcgttgtattacctaattcttaatggtagTTTAACTttactgaccttggtttgagcgttaatcgTTATATGTGTTGGTCGACCAGGCCATCCGTGGGTGTTTCGGTCAGCTCGGTCAGGGAGACCGATCCACGTCAGCGTGTCAGTTGCCCATATCAGTACATCTACTTTCCTCACAACTTCATATGGACTATTCAAACTTTGATAGTTAGTGTATTGTATCAAAATCATCCTTATTATACATTATTGGTTAacttcataatttttaaatatttttctaagatACTTctcttgtttcttcttcttttaagaCTTCAAATCCCATTTAATGTTTGTATGAGTCTTGTTAAGAAATTTCTTCTATTCTTAATATGCATTTTACTCTTTGTTCAAACTTTAAATACTTTGTCTAAGATTTTATAACTTGGTGTCTTGCATTATGTTAGACTTCGTCTAATACCAATATCACACTATGTAAATTTTTAGATAAACTACCAAAATAtgttattatttgttattatcaaaaTATGAGTGTATTAGGCATAACTTTCAAATTTATACTcatattttatcatataaaatctCATCTATAATCTTACTTTTCTTTTAtgacaaaaaatattaattttgtagGAAAAATAAACAAGTTATATTTTTACCTAATTAATTGTTTGTACTTGTAACACTCCTATTTAATACGCATAAACTAATTggtaataatagtaatatactGACACAATCATATGCTAGTATTTGTGTATATAATATATTGCACAATTTCAAAACATAATATACTACAAAATAATATGTCTATATATGAAAAACATGTACTCATCACTCTACAATCCTATTGTTACCACTTGCAACATCGTCTACTTTTATATACTACATGCATGCAAGAGTgaactaattaaattttaaatatcatatatatatataacatacaTGCATATCACATCTCATAACTCTTAACAATATATATCACAAATTACACTGACACATTGTCACTAAGATGAAGGAATTATTCAATAACACCCCTAATCAACAATATAAACTAAAGTTATCAACAAGATGAAGAAATGGTGAAGGTAAAACCAACGGCAATGGCGATGTGCGTTGATGCGTAGGGTTGACGATTACAGAGTGAGGGGTCTGTGTGAGAGCttagaaagagaagaaataaGAAGGATTGACAAGAGTGAAAGGTCTCTGTAAGggttttgaaagaaaagaaattagAGGGTTTCCAAAAATGGTTCGAAGATTTGCAAAATACAATGTTTAggggaaaaaatatttttggaaaaaagatgaatgatttggaGGGAAAAAAAATTGGTCTACTTCATAAAACGACGATtctaaataacatatttttaagaaaaaatataacgCTTATTAACTTGTCGTATTATACAGATAATTATGATAGTTTTTAATAATTCTTTCAACCTACTTGAGAATAAGATATCAAAACTTACTTTCAACCTATGTTTCATGCACAAGGGTTTCATTATGCTCTATCATATGCAAATAATTGTCTAAGTAGAATCTTTGATAAATTGGAACACTATCATGACACCTTATAACTTAAAAAACACAAGGATACATATCACattaagagattaaaataagATACATTGGGTTGAAAATAAGCTATGAAGAGATTAAAAGTGTTGTGAGatttatatgaaaattaaaatgaacAAGTATCGTGGTGGAGAAGGAAATGAGATATCCAAAGTAGAATACACGGAAAGTTGGGTTTAGGAATTTTATACACACATCTTATCTCACTAGCTACTTTGTATTTTTCTCAACAACTTCCCTTATCACAATTTCTcaccaaaaacaaaacaatattatattcctaaaataattttaaaaaacctCAAATCtcttcttaaaataaataaatgtattttctGTTTCTAAATTgactattaattttttaaaataacttcatCGGAATAAAATCCAGTTTGCACATATAAACGATTTTCTATAGGAAAATATTTACACAAGggatatcaaaattttaaaaatttaaacatataataaataattttttgtacttttctttagtaaaattaattctatttactttattttcttatttagtaattttttattatgatctttttaaatttcatatcACTATTTTTAATGTTGTTCTTTTGATTTTACTTTTTTCTAATCAATATAATTTCTATCGTTAAATTCACGATAAAAATATGTGTGACGTTCTATCTCGTGTTATTGATATAATGTTGTTATCGTTATCATTGAATATTATTGATGTAGTGTTGTTAATTATAATCAAATTTGACAGAAAAAGTTATATttcctaattatttttttgaaaaaaatacctATTTGGTAACGTTAAAATTaataacacaaaaaaataataattgaataactttttttaGGGTAGCATTGGACCATGCGGGCATCCTGCAGTTCGTTACTAAAAAAGTGTGGGACGAGGTCACTAATCTAGTCTACTGACCCACTTAGGCGAGACAGGTTAGCTCGTTGGCccgtgtaaaaaaaataattatttaattttttcacaaaaacaatTATACCCTATTCATTCATTATTGAAgtgtaacttttattttatttaaaaaaaatgaatgttttattttaattctctAAAGGAGTTAATATTAAGAGTGTCATAGTTCTaagtaaaatcttatatttaaaatttgttaataaaaaagtaatataaagaagaaagttcaataagatagttaaaaaaatagtcatcttcattaaaatatttttagcaaAACATTGATAAGATACTCTTAtacatatatagaaaaaaattaaatgcaaagcaaaactttaattatttttaatcaaatctCCTAACAATCctcatacttgaatttatatttttatctcaaTTAACTAAATTGAAATacgataaaattttaatttttagtaataggaacttttataattaatgaatttttattttttttaaaaatattttcttattttaaaacataatttttatttactaaaattaataacaattttgcattttaattcaaaagttgttttaactttaatttatactttaaaagtgacttttatatcaaaatatttaaaaaaaaagttattttacaaatatatcaatacaaaaaaaagatcatttttactattttctcttcttctttttcattccTTCTTGAATCTAAACCAAGATATAGCagattgagagagaaaaaaaaagtgattacattaaaaaaatggaattaagtttgagtttatttttttaattttttttatctctctctctctctcccatGTACCTGCCAAGTACGCTTACCTGTACCTCTAAAACTTCCCTCATCGGTCTTCATCATCACCATTCATTCACAATCACAACACAACCCTTTCTCTATAAATTCCCCCTTCACATCCACTTCACACCCACCACACTTTTCATTCTCCATTCTCCATTCTCCAAACACCAACTCTCAtcattctcttctcttctcttcaatTCCACCACATCATCAACAAAAACTtccattttctctctctctctctctctgtaaATCTGGCTCAGAAAGCGATGAAGCAGCTAATTCGCAAGCTCTCACGCGTCGGCGACTCCTCGCAGTACACGCTCCTCCGCTCCGACTCCCGCCGCCCGCGACGCGCCGCCTCTCTCCGCCGCCACGCGGGGGTTCCGGTGGGCCACGTGCCGGTGTACGTGGGCGAGGAGATGGAGCGGTTCGTGGTGAGCGCGGAGCTCCTGAACCACCCCGTTTTCGTCAAGCTCCTGAACCGGTCCGCGCAGGAATACGGGTACGAGCAGAAGGGCGTGCTCCGAATCCCCTGCCACGTCATCGTCTTCCAGCGAGTCCTGGAAGCGCTCCGACTCGGTCGCAACTCGCTCCAAGACCTCCACGACCTTCTCACCTCTTCCCAAGAATTTTCCTAGATTCAACCCTTTCttctctccaatgctctctcttCTTGTACATATACGGTGTCGTTTCACACCCACTAAAAAGGGGgcattttttttcacttttttcccCAAACTGCAGAGAGATGAAAGAACATCAttcatatttttgtttcattttcgATCTAgcttttcatcatttttttttattattttagaatgATACTGCAAGATCGGAAGAATATGTGGTATCTGTTAATTTTCCGCAGAGtccaaaattattataattaaaaactaaaatcgTGGAAAAAACTGAAGAAaaagagtttaaaaaaaattagacaataaatataattaaacgtattatttattattttggcgtctgtaatttttgttttttttgacGAACAAAAGAGAAGACACAAATGTCAATGTACGGATGGTTTGGCAACACTGTCCGAATTCGTGCCGTTTGGAAGAAGCCAgagttatgttttttttttaattaattaaatgaaatgaaatgaatattaatatCAGAACTTTATAATAATGGTCACATCTTTAGATAATTAAAAcacattaataattaatttaatcaaaatatttgTGAGATTTTTTGTTAGATGAGTGATACGAAGATTTTCAATTTAGACAAATGAACATgcaatttaataataaattaaacatatagaaattatataaagtAATAAACCTTTGCATAACAACCATAATTAaacaaaatacttttatttttat
Encoded here:
- the LOC137829776 gene encoding auxin-responsive protein SAUR71-like encodes the protein MKQLIRKLSRVGDSSQYTLLRSDSRRPRRAASLRRHAGVPVGHVPVYVGEEMERFVVSAELLNHPVFVKLLNRSAQEYGYEQKGVLRIPCHVIVFQRVLEALRLGRNSLQDLHDLLTSSQEFS